One window of Scheffersomyces stipitis CBS 6054 chromosome 1, whole genome shotgun sequence genomic DNA carries:
- a CDS encoding predicted protein translates to IAYLARHTNNAKSTKEASSQQNNLTLPEINFFSWFLLWKVPNIRLLLNFAKCDENWELEDDLICSVFEKTMSSKFPQWIVLFPEVNIWSQENAYLQKIQSEKYFLPILSNLLYPRFSGFFNAVHAIKSASTYRFNELLDITIAYQSSEIREDDSKIYTPTLMEIFASESQITVTINISTKPISRIPIKRMKLERYLEHVWRSKDELLSQLQESTKKSS, encoded by the coding sequence ATAGCTTATCTTGCGAGACACACCAATAATGCAAAATCTACGAAGGAAGCACTGAGCCAACAGAATAACCTTACCCTTCCTGAaatcaattttttttcatGGTTTCTCCTATGGAAAGTTCCAAACATCAGGCTTCTTTTAAACTTTGCCAAGTGTGACGAGAACTGGGAACTTGAAGACGATCTTATCTGTTCAGTGTTCGAGAAAACTATGTCCAGCAAGTTTCCACAGTGGATAGTACTCTTCCCTGAAGTGAATATTTGGTCACAGGAAAATGCTTATTTGCAAAAGATccaaagtgaaaaatactTTCTACCTATACTTTCGAATTTGCTCTATCCACGATTTTCAGGTTTTTTTAATGCTGTTCACGCAATTAAATCGGCATCCACCTACAGATTCAACGAATTACTAGACATTACTATTGCGTACCAACTGTCTGAAATACGTGAAGACGACTCAAAGATATATACTCCCACACTTATGGAAATTTTTGCAAGTGAATCACAAATCACCGTCACAATTAATATCCTGACAAAACCAATATCTAGGATTCCAATTaaaagaatgaagttaGAGCGGTATCTTGAACACGTATGGAGAAGTAAAGACGAACTTCTCAGTCAACTCCAGGAAAGTACCAAGAAATCTTCA